The window GCGGCCGCGCCCTGCTCGACCGTGTGCTCGACGCCTGCGCCGACGCGGGCACGACGGTGGTGGTCGCCGACCCCCGCCCCACCGCGCGGCCCGTGCGCTGGGCACGCGAGGAACCGGCCGGCGCCGGACCGCTCGCCGCGCTCGACGCCGGGCTGCGCCACACCACGGCGGACCACGTCGTCGTCCTCTCCGCCGACCTGCCGTTCCTCGAACGCGACACGGTACGGCGGCTGCTGACGGCCCTGCGGGCCGAGCGGTCCGACGGCGTGCTGATCACCGACGCCGACGGCCGCGACCAGCCGCTCGTGGCCGCGTACCGCGCGCAGGCGTTGCGCCGAGCGCTGGCCGGGCTCGCCCGCACCGCGTCCGACGGCTCCGCCGAGGGCGGGGCCCTCACCGGGCTGCCACTGCGGCGGCTGACCGCCGCGCTCGATCTCATCCGCGTCCCGGATGCCGTCGCGTCCTTCGACTGCGACACCTGGGACGACATCGCCATCGCCAGGGCACGCATCAGGGAGCATGGGCACGTGTTGGATGAATGGATTTCCGCAGTCAAGGACGAGTTGGGCATCGATCTGGACGTCGACACCCGCGCCCTGCTCGACCTCGCCCGCGACGCCGCCCACGGCGTGGCCCGGCCCGCGGCACCCCTGACCACCTTCCTCGTCGGGTACGCGGCCGCGCAGGGCAAGGGCGGCCCCGAAGCCGTCGCCGAGGCCTCCCGCAAGGCCGCCGCCCTCGCCCTGCGCTGGGCGGAAGAGACCACCGGCGGTACTGGCGAGCCCGACGTGGCGCCCGATGCCACGCCCGACACCCGCCCGGACGTCTGATGCCCGCTCGTGGCGCGCGGGTCGGCAAGCACACCCAGGACGCCGGGGATGCCGAGGATTTCGACGTGGAGGAGGCGCTCGCCCTGGTGAACGAAGGCAGCAGCCGGCGTGCTCCTGAGCCCGGCCGGGGCCGGGCGAGCCGCGGCGGCACCCCCGTCTCCGCCTCCTGCGGGGATCACGCAGGCGCCGAGGCCGGTCACGCGTGCTCCGGGGAGGCCCACGACCAGGCCATCGCCTGGCCGCGGGCCCGCGAGACCGCCGCCCGAGCGGCCCGCGCCGGCGCCCGCCGCGCCCCCGACCCGGTGCCCCTCGACGCCGCCCTGGGGCTGGTCCTGGCCGCGCCCCTGACCGCCCTGTGCGACCTGCCCTCCTTCGACACCTCCGCCATGGACGGCTGGGCGGTCGCCGGCCCCGGCCCCTGGGACGTACGCGACAAGGGTGTCCTGGCCGGGCACGACGAGCCCGAGCCGCTGGCCGACGGCGAGGCGGTACGCGTCGCGACCGGCGCCCGCGTCCCGCAGGACAGCACGGCCGTGCTGCGCAGCGAACACGGCCACATCGACGCCAAGGGCCGGCTGTACGCCACCGAGGAGTCCGGGCACGGCAAGGACATCCGCCCGCGCGGGCAGGAGTGCCGCAGCGGGGACCAGCTGCTGCCCGTCGGCACCCTGGTGACCCCGGTGGTGCTCGGTCTGGCCGCGGCCGCCGGATACGACACCCTCACCACGGTCCCCCGTCCCCGCGTCGACGTCCTCGTGCTCGGCGACGAACTGCTCACCGGGGGCCTGCCGCACGACGGACGGATCCGGGACGCGCTCGGCCCGATGCTGCCGCCATGGCTGCGGGCGCTGGGCGCCGAGGTCACCGGCGTACGCCGGATCGGCGACGACGCCAAGGCCCTGCACAAGGCGATCACCGGGTCGAAGGCCGACGTGATCGTCACGACCGGGGGAACCGCCGCCGGACCGGTCGACCACATCCACCCCACCCTGCGCCGCATCGACGCCGAACTGCTGGTGGACGGCGTCCAGGTGCGACCCGGCCACCCCATGCTCCTGGCCCGCACCAAGGAGAACCAGCACCTCGTCGGCCTGCCCGGCAACCCGCTCGCGGCCGTCTCGGGTCTGCTGACACTCGCCGAGCCGCTGCTGCGCACGCTGGCCGCGCGACCGGCGCCGGAGCCGTACACGCTGCCGCTGACGGACGTGGTGCACGGGCATCCGGACGACACCCGGCTCGTGCCCGTGGTGCTGCGCGGCGACCACGCCGTACCGCTGCACTACAACGGCCCCGCCATGCTGCGCGGTGTCGCGGCGGCCGATGCCCTCGCTGTCGTACCACCGGGTGGTGCCCGGCCGGGCGCGGAGGCCGAACTCCTCGACCTGCCCTGGGCCGCCGCCGGAATCGGGGTGTGTTTCACGTGAAACTTCCGGGCCATGACGCGATCGCCCGCCAGGCGGACGAGCATCTCGTGACCCATCGGGTGAAGCTCCCCCGAAAAGTGGTGGAGCGCCCGATACGTCAGGTCGGCAAACGGCTGTCCCTGGCAGTCCTGGTGCTGCTCTTGACGGTCGTGATCGTCTATGTCGACCGCGAGGGATACCAGGACAGTGCCAAAGAAGCCCCGATGGATCTCATCGCCGCCGCGTACTACGCGACGGTGACCCTCTCCACCACCGGATACGGGGACATCACCCCCGTCAGCGACAGCGCGCGCCTCACCAATATCTTCGTCATCACCCCACTGCGTGTGATCTTCCTGATCATCCTGGTCGGCACCACGCTCGAAGTCCTCACCGAGCGAACCCGTGAGGAATGGCGTCAGAATCGCTGGAGGTCCGCTTTGCGCGATCACACCGTCGTCGTCGGATTCGGCACGAAGGGGAGGTCGGCGCTCCAGACCGTCTGCGCGGCCGGGCTGAAGAAGCAGCAGGTCGTCGTGGTCGACCCCAGCGCCAAGGTGGTCGACGCGGCCACGGCCGAGGGCTACGCGGGCGTGGTCGGAGACGCCACCCGCAGTGAAGTGCTCATGCGGGCCGAGGTGCAGCGGGCACGGCAGATCATCATCGCCACCCAGCGGGACGACACCGCCGTGCTGGTCACACTGACCGCCCGGCAGATCAACCGGTCGGCGAAGATCGTCGCGGCGGTACGCGAGGAGGAGAACGCGCCGCTGCTCAAGCAGTCCGGCGCCGACGCCGTCGTCACCAGCGCGAGCGCGGCGGGACGGCTGCTCGGGCTGTCCGTGCTCAGTCCGGCCGCGAGCATGGTCCTGGAGGACCTCATCCAGCAGGGCAGCGGCCTGGACATCGTCGAACGGCCCGTCATAAAGGCCGAGGTGGGCCAGGACCCGCGGGACATGGACGACCTGGTGGTGAGCGTGCTGCGCGGGCACCGGGTGCTGGGTTTCGACGACCCGTCCGTAAGGGCACTGGAGCTGACCGACCGTCTGATCACCATCGTCCGGGCCACACCGGGAACGAAGGTCACCCCGGACACCCGGCCGCTTCCCCAGGACTGACTGAAGGCGGCTTCACCGGTGAAGCAGTAGCGTCGGGCCCATGCATGCGATCACGATTCCCGAACCCGGTGGGCCCGAGGCGTTGGTGTGGGACGAGGTACCGGATCCCGTGCCCGGCGAGGGGGAGGTGCTCGTCGAGGTGGCGGCGAGTGCCGTCAACCGGGCCGACGTCCTCCAGCGGCAGGGCTCCTACAACCCGCCGCCCGGTGCCTCCCCCTACCCCGGCCTGGAGTGCTCCGGGCGGATCGCGGCGCTCGGCCCCGGGGTGTCCGGCTGGGCCGTCGGCGACGAGGTGTGCGCGCTGCTCTCGGGCGGCGGTTACGCCGAGAAGGTCGCCGTTCCGGCCGGTCAGCTGCTGCCCGTGCCCGACGGCGTCAGCCTCCTGCACGCCGCGGCGCTGCCGGAGGTCATCTGCACCGTCTGGTCCAACGTCTTCATGGTCGCCCAGCTGCGCCCAGGCGAGACGCTGCTCGTGCACGGCGGCTCCAGCGGCATCGGCACCATGGCGATCCAGCTCGCCCGCGCCGTGGACGCGAAGGTCGCCGTGACCGCGGGTACCGAGGCGAAGCTCGAACGCTGCGCCGAACTCGGCGCCGAGATCCTGATCAACTACCGCGAGCAGGACTTCGTCGAGGAGATCCGGCGGGCCACGGACGGCGACGGCGCCGACGTGATCCTCGACAACATGGGCGCCAAGTACCTGGACCGCAACGTCCAGGCCCTCGCCGTGAACGGCCGGCTCGCGATCATCGGTATGCAGGGCGGAACCAAGGGCGAGCTGAACCTCGGCATCCTGCTCAGCAAGCGCGCCGCGATCAGCGCGACCTCGCTGCGCGCCCGCCCGCTCGGCGAGAAGGCGGCCATCGTCGCCGCCGTGCGCGAACACGTCTGGCCGCTGTTCACCGACGGGCATGTCCGGCCGGTGATCGACCAGGAACTCCCGATGAGTGACGCCGCGACCGCCCACCGGATCCTGGAGGAGAGCGGCCACATCGGCAAGGTGCTCCTGGTGGCGCACTGAGCTGCTAGCTGCGGCGCATGCGCAGGGCGATGAACGCCAGGCCGAGGCCGAGACCGATCAGGACGAGTCCGCTGCCCAGCGGCAGATACCGCAGCACGGGCCCGGTATCGGTCTCGTCCTGCGCGACGGGCAGGTCGCCGGGGCCGTCCGTACCGGACGGCAGGGGAGCGGCCTCCTGACCCGACGGCGAAACGCTCGGCGCCTCCGCGGTCGCGCTGTCGCCCCCGAAGTCCTCACCGCGGTGGTCGTGCTCCCCCGGTCCGTCCGTGTCGTCGTCCTCGTGCTCCGGCCGCCGATCGTGCGGCCGCCCCGGCCGCAGCCGCCCCTCACCCGGACGGCTCCCGGCCCGCGACGGGTCGGAGGAAGGCGGGGGCGGAGTGGCCGAGGCGGAGGCCGAGGCCGAGGCAGAAGGGGGTGAGGGCGGGGACGGCGGTGCGGGGGACGGCGAGGTCCCGTGGACCGGCGAGGACCGGAAGCCGGGGGCCATCCCGGGCGCGGCGGCGCCCGAGGCAGAGGTGTCCGAGGCTGCGGCGCCGGAGGGGTCCGTGGCGGGCGCGGGCGCGAGGTCGTACGGCGCGGCGGAGGCCGAAGGCGCGCGCTCGGGGCCGTAAGCCCGGGCGGAGCCACTGGCGGGGACGGCCGCCGCCAGCGTGATCAGCAGTACCGTCGCGCGCAGCGGAGCGCGCAGCCCTGGAGTCACGTCGGGGACCCCCTCACGGTGCCTGGCCGGTGAATCGGAGCGTTCCTGCGACCACGGTCACATCACTGGATCAATGCGGCATTCCAGGTTCGGCCACGCGGTGGACCGCGTTCCGTGGGGGGCGCCACAGAAGTGGCGGGTGCGGGTGCGAGACAATGGGGTCATGGAGATGCCGAGGAACGAACGGTCGCCGGAGAATCCGCAGATCCTGGTCGTGGGCCAGGACGGTATGGCGCTCGGCGGCGGCGGGGACGACGACTCCCGTGAGACCCCGGTGACGGAGCAGGTGGAGCAGCCAGCGAAGGTCATGCGGATCGGCAGCATGATCAAGCAGCTTCTCGAAGAGGTGCGGGTGGCTCCCCTGGACGAGGCCAGCCGGGTCCGGCTCAAGGAGATCCACGCGAGCTCGGTCAAGGAGCTGGAGGACGGCCTGGCGCCGGAACTCGTCGAGGAGCTGGAGCGGCTCTCTCTTCCGTTCACCGACGAGGTAACCCCCAGCGACGCCGAACTGCGCATCGCGCAGGCGCAGTTGGTGGGCTGGCTGGAGGGTCTCTTCCACGGGATCCAGACGACCCTGTTCGCCCAGCAGATGGCTGCCCGCGCCCAGCTGGAGCAGATGCGCCGTGCCCTTCCCCCGGGTATCGGAGCCGAGGGCGGCGACGACCCCCGCACCGGCGGCCGCTCGGGCGGACCGTACCTGTAAGGACACGTACGCACCCGCACCCGTCCTTGTGACACGGACGTGGCAAGGCCCCGGCAGCCGGACTGCCGGGGCCTTCGACTCGCGCGACCGCCCGCCGTGCTCGACGGGACTTGGTCAGGACGACGGAGGGTCGCCGGTCGAGACGTCGAGCTGGATCACCGGCATGTTCTTCGGGTCGACGTCCGTGTCGGCCGCGGGGAACTGGTTGAGGACCGTGTCCTGGCCGTACGTGTTCTCGTCGACGTCGACCTTCTTCAGCTTCCAGCCCGCGGCCTGGAGGCATTCCTTGACCGACCTGATGTTCTTGTACCGGAAGTCCGGCAGCCTGATCTTGTCCTCGTCCTGGTAGGACTCCCGAGGCTCCTCGCACTCGTCGGACTTGATCGTCTTCGAGGTGTCCG of the Streptomyces sp. NBC_01788 genome contains:
- a CDS encoding NTP transferase domain-containing protein — encoded protein: MTSYEPLAHDAVVLAGGAARRLGGADKPGLRIGGRALLDRVLDACADAGTTVVVADPRPTARPVRWAREEPAGAGPLAALDAGLRHTTADHVVVLSADLPFLERDTVRRLLTALRAERSDGVLITDADGRDQPLVAAYRAQALRRALAGLARTASDGSAEGGALTGLPLRRLTAALDLIRVPDAVASFDCDTWDDIAIARARIREHGHVLDEWISAVKDELGIDLDVDTRALLDLARDAAHGVARPAAPLTTFLVGYAAAQGKGGPEAVAEASRKAAALALRWAEETTGGTGEPDVAPDATPDTRPDV
- a CDS encoding molybdopterin molybdotransferase MoeA, whose amino-acid sequence is MPARGARVGKHTQDAGDAEDFDVEEALALVNEGSSRRAPEPGRGRASRGGTPVSASCGDHAGAEAGHACSGEAHDQAIAWPRARETAARAARAGARRAPDPVPLDAALGLVLAAPLTALCDLPSFDTSAMDGWAVAGPGPWDVRDKGVLAGHDEPEPLADGEAVRVATGARVPQDSTAVLRSEHGHIDAKGRLYATEESGHGKDIRPRGQECRSGDQLLPVGTLVTPVVLGLAAAAGYDTLTTVPRPRVDVLVLGDELLTGGLPHDGRIRDALGPMLPPWLRALGAEVTGVRRIGDDAKALHKAITGSKADVIVTTGGTAAGPVDHIHPTLRRIDAELLVDGVQVRPGHPMLLARTKENQHLVGLPGNPLAAVSGLLTLAEPLLRTLAARPAPEPYTLPLTDVVHGHPDDTRLVPVVLRGDHAVPLHYNGPAMLRGVAAADALAVVPPGGARPGAEAELLDLPWAAAGIGVCFT
- a CDS encoding potassium channel family protein; protein product: MKLPGHDAIARQADEHLVTHRVKLPRKVVERPIRQVGKRLSLAVLVLLLTVVIVYVDREGYQDSAKEAPMDLIAAAYYATVTLSTTGYGDITPVSDSARLTNIFVITPLRVIFLIILVGTTLEVLTERTREEWRQNRWRSALRDHTVVVGFGTKGRSALQTVCAAGLKKQQVVVVDPSAKVVDAATAEGYAGVVGDATRSEVLMRAEVQRARQIIIATQRDDTAVLVTLTARQINRSAKIVAAVREEENAPLLKQSGADAVVTSASAAGRLLGLSVLSPAASMVLEDLIQQGSGLDIVERPVIKAEVGQDPRDMDDLVVSVLRGHRVLGFDDPSVRALELTDRLITIVRATPGTKVTPDTRPLPQD
- a CDS encoding NAD(P)H-quinone oxidoreductase, which gives rise to MHAITIPEPGGPEALVWDEVPDPVPGEGEVLVEVAASAVNRADVLQRQGSYNPPPGASPYPGLECSGRIAALGPGVSGWAVGDEVCALLSGGGYAEKVAVPAGQLLPVPDGVSLLHAAALPEVICTVWSNVFMVAQLRPGETLLVHGGSSGIGTMAIQLARAVDAKVAVTAGTEAKLERCAELGAEILINYREQDFVEEIRRATDGDGADVILDNMGAKYLDRNVQALAVNGRLAIIGMQGGTKGELNLGILLSKRAAISATSLRARPLGEKAAIVAAVREHVWPLFTDGHVRPVIDQELPMSDAATAHRILEESGHIGKVLLVAH
- a CDS encoding bacterial proteasome activator family protein, with protein sequence MEMPRNERSPENPQILVVGQDGMALGGGGDDDSRETPVTEQVEQPAKVMRIGSMIKQLLEEVRVAPLDEASRVRLKEIHASSVKELEDGLAPELVEELERLSLPFTDEVTPSDAELRIAQAQLVGWLEGLFHGIQTTLFAQQMAARAQLEQMRRALPPGIGAEGGDDPRTGGRSGGPYL